From a region of the Triticum aestivum cultivar Chinese Spring chromosome 7D, IWGSC CS RefSeq v2.1, whole genome shotgun sequence genome:
- the LOC123170098 gene encoding uncharacterized protein → MVVMSELVGTIGTGPGCSWSDLPGDLLESVLARLPVPDRFRFPAVCTAWWSAASALQPRAVPVPSPWLMLPFDPTARRRRGGGTSSEEARFLSLSDGRAYAVPQPAPAISDRLCVGSSPAGWLVTADAASELHLLNPLTGAQVPLPPPDTLPFVHASRDADGRVVSYSLRCCFADDEGDEAATVLVPPESFAPDRLRYELYEKAILVSAPREGHTAAPGSGGYAVMLICQPLSRIAIARAGDTTWTLLDTPSRRWADAVRASSTASAGERQLVYAMDSAGRVEAWDVDVTADTTPTRKAIAPPCCCCSGRACSMSAACSRYLVELSPGRLLQVHRLRDAAHAQYAWEPRPEHVGYTTVAAEFFELIGGRWAPVDSTNGRAGILAGRALFLGKNASLCVPVDDCPELRGNCVYFTDDGPWSHDRCREVAPDVGVLDLADGSYRSPRGAARDLLWKWPPPVWVFPSCAVN, encoded by the coding sequence ATGGTGGTCATGAGCGAGCTCGTCGGCACCATCGGGACGGGGCCGGGCTGCTCGTGGTCGGACCTACCGGGCGACCTCCTCGAGTCCGTCCTCGCTCGCCTCCCCGTGCCGGACCGCTTCCGCTTCCCCGCCGTATGCACCGCGTGGTGGTCGGCCGCCAGCGCCTTGCAGCCCCGTGCCGTGCCTGTGCCGTCCCCGTGGCTCATGCTCCCCTTCGACCCGACCGCGCGCCGGCGGCGCGGTGGTGGCACGTCCTCGGAGGAGGCGCGGTTCTTGAGCCTCTCCGACGGCAGGGCGTACGCTGTCCCGCAGCCGGCCCCGGCTATATCAGACCGCCTCTGCGTGGGATCGTCGCCCGCCGGGTGGCTCGTCACCGCCGACGCCGCCTCCGAGCTGCACCTCCTCAACCCGCTCACCGGGGCGCAGGTTCCGCTCCCGCCGCCCGACACGCTCCCCTTCGTCCACGCCAGCCGCGACGCGGACGGCCGCGTCGTGAGCTACAGCCTCCGGTGCTGCTTCGCCGACGATGAAGGCGACGAGGCTGCGACTGTGCTCGTCCCGCCGGAGTCCTTTGCGCCGGACAGGCTCCGGTACGAGCTCTACGAGAAGGCCATACTCGTGTCCGCGCCGCGGGAGGGGCATACCGCCGCGCCGGGATCGGGCGGCTACGCCGTCATGCTCATCTGCCAGCCTCTGTCCCGCATCGCCATCGCCCGAGCCGGCGACACGACGTGGACGCTGCTCGACACGCCCTCGCGCCGCTGGGCGGACGCCGTGCGTGCGTCCTCCACGGCTAGCGCCGGCGAGCGGCAACTGGTGTACGCGATGGACTCCGCGGGGCGCGTTGAGGCATGGGACGTGGACGTCACGGCGGACACGACGCCGACCCGGAAGGCCATCgcgccgccgtgctgctgctgctcggGGCGCGCGTGCTCCATGTCGGCGGCGTGCAGTAGATACCTCGTGGAGCTCTCGCCAGGGCGCCTACTCCAGGTCCACCGGCTCAGGGACGCAGCGCACGCGCAGTACGCGTGGGAGCCCCGGCCGGAGCACGTCGGGTACACGACCGTCGCGGCCGAGTTCTTCGAGCTGATCGGTGGTCGGTGGGCGCCGGTGGACAGCACGAACGGCCGCGCTGGCATCCTGGCCGGGCGCGCGCTGTTCTTGGGGAAGAACGCGTCGCTGTGCGTTCCGGTGGACGACTGCCCGGAGCTGAGGGGCAACTGCGTCTACTTCACAGATGACGGGCCGTGGTCGCACGACAGGTGCCGCGAGGTGGCGCCGGACGTCGGTGTGCTCGACCTCGCCGACGGCAGCTACAGGTCACCGCGAGGCGCGGCGCGCGACCTGCTCTGGAAGTGGCCGCCCCCGGTCTGGGTCTTCCCGTCGTGCGCCGTGAATTGA